A single window of Martelella sp. NC20 DNA harbors:
- a CDS encoding ABC transporter ATP-binding protein, translating into MTGVTLKDVKKSYGNVRVLHKIDLEIEPGEFVVFVGPSGCGKSTLLRMIAGLEEISGGDISIDGQVVNQVPPSKRGIAMVFQTYALYPHMSVYDNMAFGMRIAKESKEEIDRRVRAAADMLQITPYLDRLPKALSGGQRQRVAIGRAICRDPKVFLFDEPLSNLDAALRVATRIEIAKLNEKMPDTTMIYVTHDQVEAMTLADRIVVLSGGYIEQVGAPLDLYERPSNLFVAQFIGSPAMNIMPVKITRAGETTEVELNDGKRFEVPIKTPEKDLGKKASFGVRPEDVNEAAEGEDFLFEGKIAIIEALGEVTLIYIEGDLIDEDPIIVKLPGIHKGKAGDVMRFVADPGKLHLFDESGHSYLYR; encoded by the coding sequence ATGACTGGTGTTACACTCAAGGACGTCAAGAAATCCTATGGCAACGTCCGGGTACTTCACAAGATCGACCTGGAAATCGAGCCGGGCGAATTCGTCGTGTTCGTCGGTCCTTCCGGATGCGGCAAGTCCACGCTGCTCAGGATGATCGCCGGGCTGGAGGAAATTTCCGGCGGAGATATCTCCATTGACGGCCAGGTGGTCAACCAGGTCCCGCCGTCCAAGCGCGGCATCGCCATGGTGTTCCAGACCTATGCGCTCTATCCGCACATGTCGGTATACGACAACATGGCGTTCGGCATGCGCATCGCCAAGGAGAGCAAGGAAGAGATCGATCGGCGCGTGCGGGCCGCGGCCGACATGCTGCAGATCACGCCCTATCTCGATCGCCTGCCGAAGGCGCTTTCGGGCGGACAGCGTCAGCGCGTGGCGATCGGCCGCGCCATCTGCCGCGATCCGAAGGTATTCCTGTTCGACGAACCGCTGTCGAACCTCGATGCAGCCCTTCGCGTCGCGACCCGTATCGAGATCGCCAAGCTCAACGAAAAGATGCCCGATACCACGATGATCTACGTGACCCACGACCAGGTCGAGGCGATGACGCTGGCGGACCGTATCGTTGTGCTTTCGGGCGGGTATATCGAGCAGGTTGGCGCGCCGCTCGATCTTTACGAACGGCCGTCGAACCTGTTCGTCGCCCAGTTCATCGGCTCGCCGGCGATGAACATCATGCCGGTGAAGATCACCCGCGCGGGCGAGACCACGGAGGTCGAACTCAACGACGGCAAGCGTTTCGAAGTACCGATCAAGACGCCCGAGAAGGATCTCGGCAAGAAGGCAAGTTTCGGGGTGCGCCCCGAGGATGTGAATGAAGCGGCGGAGGGTGAGGACTTCCTGTTCGAAGGCAAGATCGCGATCATCGAGGCGCTGGGCGAAGTGACGCTGATCTATATCGAGGGCGATCTGATCGACGAGGACCCGATCATCGTGAAGCTACCCGGCATCCACAAGGGCAAGGCCGGCGACGTGATGCGCTTTGTCGCCGATCCGGGAAAACTGCACCTGTTCGACGAAAGCGGCCACAGCTACCTCTATCGCTGA
- a CDS encoding carbohydrate ABC transporter permease — translation MEQIIKALLAVVIGVAAAVIYFYGTNKLLDIIFPSQTKDPADGVRNLRISGMIRPWLFLLPALLSLGIYLVYPVFASLWYSVHGPSGDTYVGAANYVWMFNDSEFRESMFNNMLWLLFVPALSTFFGLVIAWLTDRIWWGSFAKMMIFMPMAISFVGASVIWKFVYDYRGDGADQIGILNAIIVSMGGEPHVWIAMPFWNNFFLMIILLWIQTGFAMVLLSAALRGIPEETIEAAVIDGANGLQIFFKIMVPQIYNTIAVVWTTITIIVLKIFDIVLAMTNGQWDTQVLANLMFDWMFRGGGDFGRGATIAIVIMVLVIPIMVWNIRNSRKEMEGR, via the coding sequence GTGGAACAAATCATCAAAGCCTTGCTGGCCGTCGTCATCGGCGTGGCCGCCGCCGTGATCTATTTCTACGGCACCAACAAGTTGCTCGACATCATCTTTCCGTCCCAGACGAAGGACCCGGCGGACGGGGTGCGCAATCTGCGCATCTCCGGCATGATCCGCCCCTGGCTGTTCCTGCTGCCGGCGCTGTTGTCGCTCGGGATCTATCTGGTCTATCCGGTTTTCGCCTCGCTCTGGTATTCGGTGCACGGCCCTTCGGGCGACACCTATGTCGGGGCCGCCAACTATGTCTGGATGTTCAACGATTCCGAGTTTCGCGAATCGATGTTCAACAACATGCTCTGGCTGCTGTTCGTGCCGGCGCTTTCGACCTTCTTCGGGCTCGTCATCGCCTGGCTGACCGACCGCATCTGGTGGGGCTCGTTTGCCAAGATGATGATCTTCATGCCGATGGCGATCTCGTTTGTCGGCGCCTCGGTGATCTGGAAATTCGTCTATGATTATCGCGGCGACGGCGCCGACCAGATCGGCATCCTCAACGCGATCATCGTTTCGATGGGCGGCGAGCCGCATGTGTGGATCGCCATGCCGTTCTGGAACAACTTCTTCCTGATGATCATCCTTCTGTGGATCCAGACCGGGTTTGCCATGGTGCTGCTGTCGGCGGCGCTGCGCGGCATTCCCGAGGAAACCATCGAGGCCGCCGTGATCGACGGCGCCAACGGGTTGCAGATATTTTTCAAGATCATGGTTCCGCAGATATACAACACCATTGCCGTGGTCTGGACCACGATCACCATCATCGTATTGAAGATTTTCGATATCGTGCTGGCGATGACCAACGGGCAGTGGGATACCCAGGTGCTCGCCAATCTCATGTTCGACTGGATGTTCAGGGGCGGCGGCGATTTCGGCCGCGGCGCCACGATCGCCATCGTGATCATGGTTCTGGTGATCCCGATCATGGTCTGGAACATCCGGAATTCGCGCAAAGAGATGGAGGGCCGGTAG
- the bglA gene encoding beta-galactosidase BglA, producing the protein MNDTNIKVIDKDWWRGAVIYQVYPRSFQDSNGDGIGDIRGIADRLDYIAGLGADAVWISPFFTSPMKDFGYDVSNYKDIDPMFGTLADFDAMIEKAHDLGLKIMIDLVLSHTSDQHPWFVESRSSRDNQRADWYVWADARPDGSPPNNWLSIFGGSSWQWDSRRLQYYMHNFLVSQPDLNFHNMDVQDALLDVARFWLDRGVDGFRLDTINFYFHDQDLRDNPALAPALRNDQTAPAVNPYNYQEHLYDKSRPENLAFLKRLRAVMEEYPAVAAVGEVGDSQRGLEIVGEYTSGGDKMQMCYAFEFLAPQPVTPRHVVNSINAFDAAAPEGWACWAFSNHDVVRHISRWGAGIEDREAYAKMLASLLMTLKGSICLYEGEELGLSEADIAFEDLQDPYGIEFWPEFKGRDGCRTPMVWQAGAANAGFSTAEKTWLPVSPDHVMKAVDVQQGEDGSVLEHYRRFLALRKGLPALARGGIAFHEADSDGLLIFTRHLDGASVLCVFNISDAPVTTRLPDGAWQTLGAERTGFSFEAEGNTIKLPAWGGYFARNGA; encoded by the coding sequence ATGAACGATACCAATATCAAAGTCATCGACAAGGACTGGTGGCGCGGCGCCGTCATCTACCAGGTCTATCCGCGCTCGTTTCAGGATTCCAACGGCGATGGCATCGGCGATATCCGCGGCATTGCCGACCGGCTGGATTACATCGCCGGCCTGGGCGCCGACGCGGTCTGGATCTCGCCATTCTTCACCTCGCCGATGAAGGATTTCGGCTATGACGTGTCGAACTACAAGGACATCGATCCGATGTTCGGCACGCTGGCCGATTTCGATGCGATGATCGAAAAGGCCCACGACCTCGGCCTGAAGATCATGATCGATCTGGTGCTGTCCCATACCTCGGATCAGCATCCCTGGTTCGTGGAGAGCCGGTCGAGCCGCGACAATCAGAGGGCCGACTGGTATGTCTGGGCTGATGCCAGGCCGGACGGCTCGCCGCCCAACAACTGGCTGTCGATCTTTGGCGGCTCATCGTGGCAGTGGGATTCCCGCCGCCTGCAATATTACATGCACAATTTTCTGGTGTCGCAGCCGGACCTCAACTTCCACAACATGGATGTGCAGGACGCGCTGCTCGACGTCGCCCGGTTCTGGCTCGATCGCGGGGTTGACGGCTTCCGCCTCGACACCATCAATTTCTACTTCCATGATCAGGACCTACGCGATAATCCGGCGCTCGCGCCCGCGCTTCGCAACGACCAGACGGCGCCGGCGGTCAACCCCTACAACTATCAGGAACATCTCTACGACAAGAGCCGCCCGGAAAATCTGGCCTTCCTGAAGCGGCTCAGGGCGGTGATGGAGGAATATCCGGCCGTTGCCGCCGTCGGCGAGGTTGGCGACAGCCAGCGCGGGCTCGAAATCGTCGGCGAATACACCTCCGGCGGCGACAAGATGCAGATGTGCTACGCCTTCGAATTCCTGGCGCCGCAGCCGGTGACGCCGCGCCATGTCGTGAACTCGATCAATGCGTTCGATGCCGCCGCGCCCGAGGGCTGGGCCTGCTGGGCGTTTTCCAACCATGACGTGGTGCGCCATATCAGCCGCTGGGGCGCCGGTATCGAGGACAGAGAGGCCTATGCAAAAATGCTGGCCTCGCTGCTGATGACGCTCAAGGGCTCGATCTGCCTCTATGAGGGCGAGGAACTGGGCCTGAGCGAGGCCGATATCGCGTTCGAGGACCTTCAGGATCCTTACGGCATCGAGTTCTGGCCGGAATTCAAGGGCCGCGACGGCTGCCGTACGCCGATGGTCTGGCAGGCGGGCGCGGCCAATGCCGGATTCTCGACGGCCGAAAAAACCTGGCTGCCGGTCTCGCCCGATCATGTGATGAAGGCGGTCGATGTCCAGCAGGGCGAGGACGGATCGGTGCTTGAGCATTACCGGCGCTTCCTCGCGCTGCGCAAAGGCCTGCCGGCGCTGGCAAGAGGCGGGATCGCGTTTCACGAGGCCGACAGCGATGGCTTGCTGATTTTCACGCGTCACCTTGACGGCGCGAGCGTGCTTTGCGTTTTCAATATCTCGGACGCGCCGGTGACGACGCGACTGCCGGATGGCGCATGGCAGACGCTCGGGGCCGAACGAACCGGCTTCTCGTTCGAGGCTGAGGGCAATACAATAAAACTTCCTGCCTGGGGCGGCTATTTCGCCCGCAACGGCGCTTAG
- a CDS encoding ABC transporter substrate-binding protein — MNRALLTGVATLALFAGAANAADLKFPVGEDSRFNWDSYNQFSESHGDISGQTLTIFGPWLGPDKDLVESVLAYFEEATGANVEYSGSDSFEQQIVIDTQAGSPPNIAVFPQPGLAADLAAKGLLTKLPASVGEFLSENYAAGGSWVDLSSYTGKDGEKALYVFPYKADLKSLVWYVPDNFDDAGYEVPQTMEELKALTEQIVADGGTPWCIGLGSGGATGWPATDWVEDMVLRTQPPEIYDQWVTNEIPFNDPRIVNAIDEFGWFAKNDKFVDGGAAAVASTDFRDSPKGLFSSPPKCYMHHMASFIPSFFPEGTELGLDADFFYFPAYEGEDLGKPVLGAGTLFGITKDSPAAQAFIEFLETPIAHEVWMAQSGFLTPFTGVNPEAYANDALRGQGEILTEATTFRFDGSDLMPGKIGAGAFWTGMVDFVGGQSAEAAATNIQNTWDSIK, encoded by the coding sequence ATGAACAGAGCTCTTCTCACCGGCGTCGCCACGCTGGCGCTTTTTGCCGGCGCTGCCAATGCCGCCGACCTTAAATTCCCCGTTGGCGAGGATTCCCGCTTCAACTGGGACAGCTACAACCAGTTTTCCGAAAGCCACGGTGACATTTCGGGCCAGACGCTGACGATCTTCGGCCCCTGGCTCGGCCCGGACAAAGACCTTGTCGAAAGCGTGCTTGCCTATTTCGAAGAGGCGACCGGCGCCAATGTCGAATATTCCGGCTCCGATTCTTTCGAACAGCAGATCGTGATCGACACCCAGGCCGGCAGCCCGCCGAACATCGCGGTATTTCCGCAGCCGGGTCTCGCCGCCGATCTCGCCGCCAAGGGCCTGCTGACCAAGCTTCCGGCATCTGTCGGCGAGTTCCTCTCCGAAAACTACGCGGCGGGCGGCTCCTGGGTCGACCTGTCGAGCTATACCGGCAAGGACGGCGAGAAGGCGCTCTACGTATTCCCCTACAAGGCCGACCTTAAGTCCCTGGTCTGGTATGTGCCGGACAATTTCGACGATGCCGGCTATGAAGTTCCGCAGACCATGGAAGAGCTGAAGGCGCTGACCGAGCAGATCGTCGCCGATGGCGGCACGCCTTGGTGCATCGGTCTTGGTTCCGGCGGCGCCACCGGCTGGCCGGCGACCGACTGGGTCGAGGATATGGTTCTGCGCACGCAACCGCCGGAAATATACGACCAGTGGGTGACCAACGAAATTCCGTTCAACGATCCGCGCATCGTCAATGCGATCGACGAATTCGGCTGGTTCGCCAAGAACGACAAGTTCGTCGATGGCGGGGCCGCCGCTGTGGCGTCCACCGACTTCCGCGACAGCCCCAAGGGTCTGTTCTCGTCGCCGCCGAAGTGCTACATGCACCACATGGCCTCGTTCATTCCGTCCTTCTTCCCGGAAGGCACCGAGCTTGGGCTGGATGCGGACTTCTTCTACTTCCCGGCCTATGAAGGCGAAGACCTCGGCAAGCCGGTTCTCGGCGCCGGCACGCTGTTCGGCATCACCAAGGACAGCCCCGCGGCACAGGCCTTCATCGAGTTCCTGGAAACCCCGATCGCGCATGAAGTGTGGATGGCCCAGTCCGGCTTCCTGACCCCGTTCACGGGCGTCAATCCGGAAGCCTATGCCAATGACGCGCTGCGCGGCCAGGGCGAAATCCTGACGGAAGCGACAACCTTCCGCTTCGACGGTTCCGACCTGATGCCGGGCAAGATCGGCGCGGGCGCTTTCTGGACCGGCATGGTCGACTTTGTCGGCGGCCAGTCTGCGGAAGCAGCGGCCACCAACATCCAGAACACCTGGGACTCGATCAAGTAA
- a CDS encoding outer membrane protein — MKKILLASAALIAMGVSAKAADVVMTPAAEPYVAPQVIPQTFSWTGFYLGGTAGYDWASANLHYNGVAGSGDDFNGGKLGGFAGYNYQFDNNVVVGVEGELDYNWNEQSYNVGLPYTVKAGSDWEGSVRARLGYAFDNALIYATGGWAIANGYLKADGLEQDQAFNGWTVGAGIDYALSHNVFAGLEYRYTDFGKKDFDGALTGFEAKDYTSNRVMARVGYKF; from the coding sequence ATGAAAAAGATTCTTCTCGCTTCGGCCGCTCTGATCGCCATGGGCGTATCCGCAAAGGCAGCTGACGTGGTCATGACCCCGGCGGCTGAGCCTTATGTCGCCCCGCAGGTCATTCCGCAGACCTTCAGCTGGACCGGCTTCTATCTCGGTGGCACCGCTGGCTACGACTGGGCGAGCGCCAACCTGCACTACAACGGCGTTGCAGGCAGCGGCGACGACTTCAACGGCGGCAAGCTCGGCGGCTTCGCCGGCTACAACTACCAGTTCGACAACAACGTCGTTGTCGGTGTTGAAGGTGAGCTCGACTATAACTGGAACGAGCAGAGCTATAATGTAGGCCTGCCCTACACCGTCAAGGCCGGTTCCGATTGGGAAGGCTCCGTTCGCGCACGTCTGGGTTATGCATTCGACAACGCCCTGATCTACGCAACCGGCGGCTGGGCGATTGCCAACGGCTATCTTAAGGCCGACGGCCTCGAGCAGGACCAGGCCTTCAACGGCTGGACCGTTGGCGCAGGTATCGATTATGCCCTCAGCCACAACGTCTTCGCCGGTCTGGAATACCGCTACACCGACTTCGGCAAGAAGGACTTTGACGGCGCTCTGACCGGCTTTGAAGCCAAGGACTACACGTCCAACCGCGTCATGGCCCGCGTCGGCTACAAGTTCTGA
- a CDS encoding ArsR/SmtB family transcription factor, whose translation MSTFDPFVAIADPNRRHLLMALRREPKTVTELSEGLPISRPAVSQHLKALLDSKLVRVTPVGTKRFYAINPEGFSSLNAWLRQF comes from the coding sequence ATGAGCACGTTTGACCCCTTCGTCGCAATCGCGGATCCCAACCGGCGCCATCTTCTGATGGCGCTTCGTCGCGAGCCCAAAACGGTTACCGAACTGTCGGAGGGCCTTCCCATAAGCAGGCCTGCGGTTTCGCAGCATCTGAAGGCTCTGCTCGACAGCAAGCTGGTGCGGGTGACGCCTGTCGGCACAAAGCGGTTCTATGCAATCAACCCTGAGGGGTTTTCCAGCCTGAATGCCTGGTTGCGCCAGTTCTGA
- a CDS encoding LacI family DNA-binding transcriptional regulator: MNLKQLSARLGLSPTTVSRALNGYPEVNAVTRERVLKAARETGYRPNRTAQRLATGKAGSIGLLMPIGDQVISDLHFGEFLNGLGEKAQTEDFHLVVMPSDPADEVTALRSLATSGYVDGLCLAYIRENDQRIDLMESFGLPFIVHGRFFDAPHAYPSLDVDNEAAFYDATRLLLQLGHRRIGLINGDENFGFAIRRREGVAKACREAGLSLEPRFHVSTQMTEADGQRAAERFLALPETPSAIVCSSMIQALGIVRAIAAAGLTLGDDISLISYDDVLPLLRPELFSVPLTTTRSSLRTAGKRVAERLINRINGTETDNFAELWRPELVVRSSTGRAPD; the protein is encoded by the coding sequence GTGAACCTGAAGCAATTGTCGGCCCGGCTCGGCCTTTCCCCGACCACGGTCAGCCGGGCCCTGAACGGCTATCCGGAGGTCAATGCGGTGACGCGGGAGCGTGTCCTGAAGGCCGCGCGCGAAACCGGATACCGCCCGAACCGGACCGCCCAGCGGCTGGCGACCGGCAAGGCCGGCTCGATCGGCCTGTTGATGCCGATCGGCGACCAGGTGATTTCCGATCTGCATTTCGGCGAATTCCTCAACGGGCTGGGTGAAAAGGCCCAGACCGAGGATTTTCACCTCGTGGTCATGCCATCCGACCCGGCCGACGAAGTGACCGCGCTCAGAAGCCTTGCCACCAGCGGCTATGTCGACGGGCTGTGCCTCGCCTATATCCGCGAGAACGACCAGCGCATCGACCTGATGGAGTCCTTCGGCCTGCCTTTCATCGTCCATGGCCGCTTCTTCGACGCGCCGCATGCCTATCCCTCGCTCGACGTCGACAACGAGGCCGCGTTCTACGATGCGACCCGGCTCCTGCTGCAGCTTGGTCACCGCCGCATAGGCCTGATCAATGGCGACGAGAATTTCGGCTTTGCGATAAGGCGACGCGAAGGCGTCGCAAAGGCCTGCCGCGAAGCCGGGCTCTCGCTGGAGCCACGCTTTCACGTCTCCACCCAGATGACGGAGGCCGACGGCCAGCGGGCCGCCGAGCGGTTTCTCGCGCTCCCCGAAACGCCGAGCGCGATCGTGTGCTCCAGCATGATCCAGGCGCTCGGCATCGTCCGCGCGATCGCGGCAGCCGGCCTGACGCTCGGAGACGACATCTCGCTGATTTCCTATGACGATGTCTTGCCGCTGCTGCGGCCCGAACTCTTCAGCGTGCCGCTGACGACCACGCGCTCATCGCTGCGCACCGCCGGCAAGCGGGTCGCCGAACGGCTGATCAACCGCATAAACGGCACGGAGACGGACAATTTCGCCGAGTTGTGGCGACCGGAACTGGTGGTGCGGTCCTCGACCGGACGGGCGCCGGATTGA
- a CDS encoding carbohydrate ABC transporter permease — translation MHSHKKSPLVWFSHITVLLLVILWTIPTFGLLITSLRDKDQIVASGWWTSLSTSTQNLIYRASGAEGQTEEDGLYVITGNALDGAGGEVSRFGTTSLRPEEFEAGQTVDMGDGKEITVEADGEFRMTSEEPFGRRGERVFVTAEIPPRFTLENYRNVLTSEGIGRSFLNSLTVAIPSTIIPVLVAAYAAYALSWMKFPFRNLLLAVIVGLLVVPLQMSLIPLLKMYNWIGDIFGVPSKTYVGIWLAHMGFGLPLAIYLLRNYIAGLPREIMESARVDGANDFMIFNKIILPLSYPALASFAIFQFLWTWNDLLVATVFLGNSEQTIVLTARLRELLGSRGGNWEILTASAFISILVPLAVFFTLQRYLVRGLLAGSVKGG, via the coding sequence ATGCACTCGCACAAGAAATCCCCGCTGGTCTGGTTCTCCCACATCACCGTGCTGCTGCTGGTGATCCTGTGGACCATCCCGACCTTCGGTCTGCTGATCACATCGCTGCGCGACAAGGACCAGATCGTCGCCTCCGGCTGGTGGACCTCGCTGTCGACCTCCACGCAGAACCTGATTTATCGCGCGTCGGGCGCGGAGGGGCAGACCGAGGAGGACGGCCTCTATGTGATCACCGGCAACGCGCTGGACGGGGCGGGCGGCGAGGTTTCCCGCTTCGGCACGACCTCGCTGAGACCCGAGGAGTTCGAGGCCGGACAGACCGTCGACATGGGCGACGGCAAGGAAATCACGGTGGAGGCCGACGGCGAATTCCGGATGACCTCCGAGGAGCCCTTCGGCAGGCGCGGCGAGCGCGTCTTCGTCACCGCCGAAATTCCGCCGCGTTTCACGCTCGAAAACTATCGCAACGTCTTGACCTCCGAAGGCATCGGACGCTCGTTCCTGAACTCGCTGACGGTCGCGATCCCCTCGACGATCATCCCCGTGCTGGTGGCGGCCTATGCGGCCTATGCGCTGTCGTGGATGAAGTTCCCGTTCCGAAACCTGCTGCTCGCCGTCATTGTCGGGCTGCTGGTGGTGCCGCTGCAGATGTCGCTGATCCCGCTTCTGAAGATGTATAACTGGATCGGCGATATATTCGGTGTGCCCTCAAAAACCTATGTCGGGATATGGCTGGCGCATATGGGCTTCGGCCTGCCGCTGGCGATCTATCTGCTCCGCAATTACATTGCCGGCCTGCCACGGGAAATCATGGAGTCTGCCCGCGTCGACGGCGCCAACGACTTCATGATCTTCAACAAGATCATCCTGCCGCTGTCCTATCCGGCGCTGGCCTCGTTCGCGATCTTCCAGTTCCTGTGGACCTGGAACGATCTGCTGGTGGCGACCGTGTTCCTCGGCAACAGCGAACAGACCATCGTGCTGACCGCACGGTTGCGCGAACTGCTCGGCTCGCGCGGCGGCAACTGGGAAATCCTGACCGCCTCGGCCTTCATCTCGATACTGGTTCCGCTCGCCGTGTTCTTCACATTGCAGCGCTATCTGGTGCGCGGCCTGCTGGCGGGCTCGGTCAAGGGCGGTTGA
- a CDS encoding DUF882 domain-containing protein, with protein sequence MTIRPYRAFLRRTFAVLAVLAAALCFFGGEEARAETRTLKIYYIHTGEKAEITFKRNGRYDKKGLEQLNWFLRDWRRKEPTNMDPRLFDLVWEVYQRVGATDYINVVSAYRSPETNAMLRANSSGVAQKSQHMLGKAMDFFIPGVPLAKLRATAMKLQRGGVGYYPKSGSPFVHLDVASVRAWPRMNRSQLVALFPEGHTLHLPADGKPLPGYNEALAEYKAKGAVAGSEPIQVASADDGDEDERPNLLSMLFGKKGDSAPTPSRPARQQAAPQQAAPQQAAPQQAAPQQRDAEPAQRPVDILTAAVTFDNLDIPLPLSRPSVGEAGLGTPLATALVDPTPTPTATAVTGAETAADPAMALAANIPLPQTRPSALGTEEGVSVADILVSEAADPVTAEPAMEVAALQSDDRTFNDDRFGLFDGAVPVPSPRLAYAETGGAAIGVNDVPVPRPALAAAEPPAPAVVVDEPPRSQARSELARKLAEMGETTELAYNDDNDFRTLFKPTAARINASAPDSPQKGERPGEVNVALQQVTGSITANKPGDNSQVLSESPSVLVGSNKNTKNTQTVVEYFDAARF encoded by the coding sequence TTGACAATCCGTCCATATCGCGCGTTTTTGCGGCGGACATTTGCGGTACTGGCCGTACTGGCGGCGGCGTTGTGCTTCTTCGGCGGCGAGGAAGCGCGCGCGGAAACCCGGACGCTCAAGATCTATTACATCCATACCGGCGAAAAAGCCGAGATCACCTTCAAGCGCAATGGCCGCTACGACAAGAAGGGGCTCGAGCAGCTCAACTGGTTCCTGCGCGACTGGCGCCGCAAGGAGCCGACCAACATGGATCCCCGCCTGTTCGACCTGGTCTGGGAAGTCTATCAGCGGGTCGGCGCGACCGACTACATCAATGTTGTTTCCGCATACCGATCGCCCGAAACCAATGCGATGCTGCGCGCGAACAGTTCCGGTGTCGCCCAGAAATCCCAGCATATGCTGGGCAAGGCGATGGATTTCTTCATTCCCGGCGTACCGCTTGCCAAATTGCGCGCGACCGCCATGAAATTGCAGCGCGGCGGGGTCGGCTATTATCCGAAATCCGGTTCGCCCTTCGTGCATCTCGATGTGGCGAGCGTGCGCGCATGGCCGCGCATGAACCGCAGCCAGCTCGTGGCGCTGTTCCCGGAAGGCCACACCCTGCATCTGCCCGCCGATGGCAAGCCGCTGCCGGGCTATAACGAGGCGCTGGCCGAATACAAGGCCAAGGGCGCCGTCGCCGGCTCCGAGCCGATCCAGGTCGCAAGCGCGGATGACGGGGATGAGGACGAACGTCCGAACCTCCTGTCCATGCTGTTCGGCAAGAAGGGCGACAGCGCGCCGACGCCGAGCCGACCGGCAAGACAGCAGGCAGCGCCGCAGCAGGCCGCACCACAGCAGGCCGCACCACAGCAGGCCGCACCACAGCAGCGTGATGCCGAACCCGCGCAGCGCCCTGTCGATATCCTGACGGCGGCGGTGACCTTCGACAATCTCGATATTCCTCTGCCGCTCAGCAGACCGAGTGTCGGTGAGGCCGGACTTGGTACCCCGCTCGCGACAGCGCTGGTCGATCCGACGCCGACACCGACAGCTACCGCGGTCACCGGGGCCGAAACCGCTGCCGATCCGGCGATGGCTCTTGCCGCCAATATTCCGCTGCCGCAAACGCGGCCGTCCGCCCTCGGGACCGAAGAGGGCGTGTCCGTTGCCGATATCCTGGTGTCGGAGGCCGCCGATCCTGTAACGGCCGAGCCCGCGATGGAGGTCGCCGCCCTCCAATCGGATGATAGGACATTCAACGACGATCGCTTTGGCCTGTTCGATGGCGCGGTGCCGGTGCCAAGTCCGCGTCTTGCCTACGCCGAAACCGGCGGGGCGGCGATCGGCGTGAACGATGTTCCTGTGCCCCGGCCCGCGCTTGCTGCCGCCGAACCCCCTGCGCCTGCCGTGGTGGTTGATGAGCCGCCGAGAAGCCAGGCCCGCAGCGAGCTTGCCCGCAAGCTTGCGGAGATGGGCGAGACCACCGAACTCGCCTATAATGACGACAATGATTTCCGTACGCTTTTCAAACCGACGGCTGCCCGCATCAATGCCAGCGCTCCGGACTCTCCGCAAAAAGGCGAGCGTCCCGGGGAGGTAAACGTAGCGCTTCAGCAAGTTACCGGTAGCATTACAGCGAATAAACCGGGTGATAACAGTCAGGTTTTGTCAGAATCGCCGAGCGTTTTAGTTGGGTCTAATAAAAATACAAAAAATACCCAGACGGTTGTCGAGTATTTTGACGCCGCCCGGTTTTAA